GATGTTAGCCTCacactttttattcttctctcccATAAAACACACCCGTCATGAGTAACCTCCTACAAACCCACAGTCCTCAAACCCCGAATGTCCTTCTCCCAGTCGGGATGCAGTCCCGTAATCCCACAAAGAGGAGCTCATATATAAGATATAGAATATAACAACTTAACAGAATGAAGCTCCCGATGCGCAGTTCAAGTCCAGCGAGGATATccaacaaagccctaaatatgacggctttaatcgacctgccattgctgtgtccaaacatgatggtgccgtgtagataaagttttgtcatatctacatggtggAACTGAAaagtatgcaaatcccctttaatgaaggtctgcagtgcactttgatcacatctgaattatttgatttgtaattttaaactgtgaggcagAGTAGgaaatcaagagaaatgtgtctttgatCCAAACCTCGTGGagggcactgtgaccctgaagtgtgctcattattttcactgactttatgaaattaattctcccacttttattttcacaggctttcccatttcacatggccatacactgaggtgtctaatggcctccagctcagggctgtccatgtgagaagtgaatctgagaagagaagggCAGACACTTAGAGagtgaagagtttcccacagagcatggcctctgcCAAAGAAGATGGCATGAATGAAAGAAtggtggacattaaagaagaggactgtgagcggctctcaccagaggatgtgtgtgtgaagctggaggatcacgaagaaagaatttcagtttttaaagcgGAGGAGGAGTGCAAGGGGGTGACTGCTGCCATTAAAGCTGAGGATTTAAATGATTTCTCGGCTGGTCTTGAACTTCATAAGCATGAAGTTGaggatattttcaagcaagatgcctgtgaagaatctccatccagtttacagcCCTGGCCCACTAATACGGGACGACTGGCTATGCTGGAGAATTCTgcagagctgaaatcagagttatcagagtctgaagagaaaatcactGAGGGAAATGGGAGCgaaggagaagagtcacctgggagtgttggaataagtgagtaatgtgattaaatataaaagaaagagagccTTTATAATTTCTAACGgtgtgtgctttgatgtttttagaagattgaaaTGAGAGTGGAAAACCCCATTAATTGAACTTGGATAAAGACCACCTGCTCGGGCACATGATAATAAACAATAGGTTatctaataaatgataaattagaaaaacttCTAGAAGTGTTGAGCACATGACTTGAACATCATGAAGTTTTAACTCAAGCTGTGACATATGTTAGGCCAACAGTGTATTACATTTAACAAGAATATCAAAAGTCACattttgctaaaaacactttattgACAATTTCTTCATGCATTCTGCAGTTCTGTTGGCGGGGAGCTCCTTTGGATCTCTCAGCTGTCATCTGTTGCTCGACTGCATCTGTGTGGTCGATTTGTGATTGATTGATCAGAACAGCCCTGTGTTTCACATATGAGAAAATGGTGGAGAAACTGAACAGACAGCAGCAGGACATGTAAAGACCGCACATGGATTTGCCAGACCATAAATGGCACCTCAGCGTGAGGATGGAATGCCAACCAgtgtactgtttcatttattttaaaggcGGGTAGTGGTTAGAAATTTCTATATCAAACCATGAAGCTGCAGTTTCAAATTCAGCtgttgacaccatgtgaccataaGGAAGTCACATgacttgcctgtgctccatttggaaGAACCAATtttgtctcaaatgttgtaagtcgcctttgTTAAATATGTcaggaaaataataattataataatggataaaatatttgttttctatcagatttacagaagaatggCAGCTTCTCTTTAACTTCATGTGGTCAGTCCTCTCTTCAATACAAAGAGAAAGGTATGAAGATATCAGCAAGACGATCAGAGAACATGACAGCAGCCTTTTTGCAGTGCAGTCCTCTCATTGCTACTGGAGCAACACAGACAGAAGCCATCAAAACTGATCGACagcaagtggagaaagaaatccaaattcacactggaaaaaaatgttgtttggaatGCAGCCAACAATTCACACAGAAATGTGATCTTCATAAGCGTATgaagattcacactggagaaaaccCATATTGTTGTCATGGATGTGGTAAGTCATTCTCAACGAAAAACAGTCTTCAAacacacagaagaatccacacaggagaaaaacgtcattgttgtccagaatgtggtaagtctttCTCACAGATAGGCAATCTTCAAAGACacagaagaattcacacaggagatcaacctcattgctgtccagaatgtggcaagTCATTCTCAAGCAGAAGCCATCTTCAAAGACACAGAAttatccacacaggagaaaaacctcattgctgttcagagtGTGGTAAGTTTTTCTCGCATATAAGCGGTCTTAAGatgcacagaagaatccacacaggagaaaaacctcattgttgtcaagattgtggcaaacagttttctgacacatgtacttttaaaaagcacacacagatGCATACTGGACAGAAGCTATATTGCTGTtctcaatgtggaaaaagttttttttacattaccaGTTTACAAAGGCATGCAAAAGCTCACATTTGAGAGAAAAAGAAGTATGTATGTTCTGAATATggcaaatgtttttgaaaaacagaaaattcttCTTTCACGTGCCATAACCCATAATAATGAAAAATCTtatggctgttctgaatgtgggaaacgattCTTATATTTATGCTCTCTTCAGTCCCACATCTGAAATCACACTGGTGTGAAATCTAATTGTTGTCCCGATTGTGATAAGCAGTTCTCACAACACAGCTCCATACAGAGTCACGTAAGacttcatactggagagaaacctcaCAGTTGCTTGgagtgtggcaaacaattctcatgCCTTAATTCTCTTTATGATCACAGGAGACATCATACTTGGAGAGAAGGCTTACAGTTGTACTGAATGTGGAATGTGATTCTCATATAACAGTTCTctttacaaacataaaataattcattctgGTAAGAAAAAAAGCTGTTCTGAATATTTTCTCAGACACCGagactcttaacactagaattaccagagcctacgaaaaaacttgtaggtccgtcccaccttaaatcgcttcttaaaaccgttctcacctctccgccagtgtcttttgttaatctaaatgtgctgataaaagaaaagctgcaagtagctggctattccatccccccaacgacttagaacgtgcacaaacttctcccagctcatgatttgattgattatctgggagtgaagtggagttttagagtggaaataatagatcattatttggaatacacgcatttcacgtgtgttccgtttctacagtaatccgtgtaaacacatttttaaaacagaaacgtttttcatattgtagtagtaaatgacaaaatgtaagcatatactatataatgtatgaagcctgaagtccaaatatcaaacactttcacaaaaggtacacatataacagaacaagtatgcttttattcaaaaatataactgcagaaaaagccgccttagcatgccacattgacacatacttactacagctgccacggtagcataatggtatcagctgctgaccagtattcaaaaggtcatgagtttgacccacacgattcagttttgagaagtaaactgctcttattcttattattttataataaaaacatgcatttgatttcagtgtgtaacagccagtaatttatgatacttgtaaaggttaggattttttttttattcacttttcattctctcagtcgtgttcaggatccttccctacatctgagaatgctgttttcatataaagcgtacttgtgactgcattctcgtaccaatgcttgcgaactgaagtgcacttttcgtggcattacatgtatattttttgagcatgcccgtgtcgctcaaacacaggaacatatgttggtgtacaagtataacaaaacaagtgcacttttattctagactataagtgaagaaaaagtaaagcaagttacagtaggcggttgatacgacagcttgcgtggtgcaatgctaagaactgctgatttccgatccgtgctatatgaattcatcacattcaaatattaacaattcccacacacccttcctacattcacgacatgtgtacttgttgcagtgtacacagctctctgtgctatggttcctattacaccgaatgagcacctgacattgtactttcttccctatataaatcacattcgagtatagcgcatctccaaataaatcacatttgagttatagcacatctttacgTGAAAACAGCGATGTCGGAttggggggatcgtgaacgcgactgagagaatggaactgaattaaaaaaaaaagctaacctttacaattatcatgcatttacactggctcttacagactgactgaaatcaaatgtatttttttattctaaaatagttcagtacatgcaatattatttgaaaacgaaactgctgcactgaataggctgactccttctgtaacagcgtcagcgtgtattcaaacccaatctgacgctgttcaacgcacagtacatgcaatattatttgaaaattaacagcgtcagatcgggcacatattcaaacccgatctgacgctgttcgttttcaaataatattgcattagtgcgatgatgtttttacatatattgtctctttcattcatcttgcggtttgtaatcagtgaccgcgtgttttttccccgatcttgccagttcgcacatgttgctgtatggtgctgtttcttttgtactccaggacatgcagaggacagaacagtacagagcagtaagttcagcgctatatgcaatcagacagacagacagacaggcagagaagacactagatatataaataaacaccgggaaggcactgtataatagatatataaaaaaaacagctaaggggatagatatatagatagataggaaggaaaagCANNNNNNNNNNNNNNNNNNNNNNNNNNNNNNNNNNNNNNNNNNNNNNNNNNNNNNNNNNNNNNNNNNNNNNNNNNNNNNNNNNNNNNNNNNNNNNNNNNNNNNNNNNNNNNNNNNNNNNNNNNNNNNNNNNNNNNNNNNNNNNNNNNNNNNNNNNNNNNNNNNNNNNNNNNNNNNNNNNNNNNNNNNNNNNNNNNNNNNNNNNNNNNNNNNNNNNNNNNNNNNNNNNNNNNNNNNNNNNNNNNNNNNNNNNNNNNNNNNNNNNNNNNNNNNNNNNNNNNNNNNNNNNNNNNNNNNNNNNNNNNNNNNNNNNNNNNNNNNNNNNNNNNNNNNNNNNNNNNNNNNNNNNNNNNNNNNNNNNNNNNNNNNNNNNNNNNNNNNNNNNNNNNNNNNNNNNNNNNNNNNNNNNNNNNNNNNNNNNNNNNNNNNNNNNNNNNNNNNNNNNNNNNNNNNNNNNNNNNNNNNNNNNNNNNNNNNNNNNNNNNNNNNNNNNNNNNNNNNNNaaagagaaatgtttaagttCCCAATGGGAACtcgtgaaaactgcaataactgcaaaatataaaaagggcaccgactgataccttatttcagctgccaaacaaaagaaagatgagatggtagatgaatgggcacaccgcattcaggacttgatgacaaaccatcctggcttagacagcccagacgaccgtaacaaggcagcggttcctccttttgtgtcaggactcagaagtgatattcaaaataaagtacgcacgtcctgtgtttggatgggaaagtgctgattttgatgaagttaaaagacacgcgaagcatgctgaatgacagactaaacaaaaagagtcagacactcagagcaagttaatcgcggcacaaatgaattattatgcagaaggagctgcctcaggcaggggtcgaggacgtgaaggacgtggtatttttactccctaatccgaattcttcgtctgctcagccacctctcccctcagatcaagcacctacacatcttgcctgttacgatgggacacttctgccgcaattgcccacatcagcttcctcccccgccttccttacctgaacctgaggatattcctttcacagggacccccagccactctcttcagttgcctttgctcacttgccaatgcggacacagatcctttattgactttgctggtaaatggcactgaaactgcttttctagtctgccttgAACGATACTGTGACTGTACTTACTGCTTATGGACAacctcatgttttgctggtgtctaaacctcttcgggttcagcttcattccagtggttccactttgatgcaccgtttttttgttaaatcagctctgccctgttaatttGTTAGGAAGGGAtttgatgactaagctctccctctccaTTTCTCTAACCGAACAAtggttttactgttctattcctaaattcctgtgccaaaccttcccccacactaagccctcttttgcagcctggaccctgaacatctcctcacacaccattctccttaaagccctacactcttttctttcatttctttttccccacttgAAAATCCCCAACagcctccactgcactgcccagtacttcccttctgaagtggacaccccttggttagaatcttttctctgtTCAGGTAttagcccagagacccttcatatcccttgcattttttctcatccaacacagctgctgctgtcagtgcatctcacatattcacaaagcattttgaggttcggttccccatgtttcttCAGCCAAATCAAGCACTGTTCACTGGGTCGTaattggggaatgggtggaacaatgtttcgataggacggactggctgcatgttgctccgggtatttttgatacctcaaATCATTTGATAATTAAGTTgtgtttcaaaatgattttttagtacatcatgcattgtgccgtccttccctttctgctttttcattgcaaaccacctctccctcttggctttcctcacttcccgatgcactgtggtcccaggggaaaaatgattatggaaggatagcgcactgtgagccactggtgatttacccaaaatgtCCTTCCGCcgcgcccagtatcctctgtccccAGCAGCAGAGACTGGCATCTCCGCTGTACATTCcaatctcgtgaaacgtggagcaatcattcaaattaaatactctccagtcaactcccccattttacctgtttaaaaggctgacggttcatggcgtttttgttcaagatcttcgacacgttaattctgcagtttttcctagggcacttattgttactaatccttccactattctttctacgatacccccgtccgtccgttatttctctgttattgaccttgctaacgcttatttttctattcctgtgcaccccgactctcaattctggtttgactttactttccaaaaccgccgttggacatggaccgttatgcctcagggatttaTTGTAGctcttgtgtattggataagctcttgctcaaattTAAAAGGCCAGTTAAAGACAGTTTATTGAtccagtatgtagatgatataatgtgtagtactacagaagaagattgtgcacgtgatactcagaaattgttattatttttagcagaaaatggccataaagtttctaaaacaaaactgcagttaattcaaacaactgtgaaatattcaggtcatgacatttcttgtgaaacaagagctctctctctctagcaatcgtataaacaccattcaaaatcttcctagacctgttacaaagcaacaggttgtgtctgtattaggcattataggatactgctggcaatggattttaatcttcactgaaagagcacagcttttgcaacctTTAGcgatcacccctgatctcccccctactggtcaggtggcatggaatgatcaagctgagaaggctctgtgtgCCGTACTGTTTGTGCATGcattgggactgttgactatctcgtccattcactctgtttgtggacgaaaaggggggatatatgaatgcagttctcaCACAACtcaatggagaaaaaacaaaggtttagcctattttttgaaaaaattggatccagtggctgcgggacttccagcctgtctcagagctgaagcagccacaacagaggccgtgctagccagtagagatatagtgctcatgagccccctagttgtaaaggtgcctcacgccaTACACttcattttagtacaggctaaaacctcacatctcactactgctagggcaatacactatcaaaatgtactctgtacattgtcaaacgttaccatagaaagattcaccaccttaaatccagctactcttctaccaactgtcatgatgaaataactaaggttataaaacctagaccagacctacaggaaacaaccgatttcttcaagtttaagcgcgcaggcagctgagttgatagctctcacctgagcttgtcagttgtcagagtgAAAATTGTAACAATCTATACTGATTCTacatatgcttttggagtctgccatgatcatggggaattatggaaactcaggggattcaagaccagtactggcaagcccattcagcaccaaaaactaaaagaatccctcttagaggccataacgaaaccatcaaagctagcgatcgttaaatgtcaagctcacacaggaaaacaggatcctgtcagcaaaggaaacaaattagctgatcattttgctaaacaggctgcgtataataacacaccaatctctttattccaacagagaaatgaccaggacactgataatcaaattatttctttacagggtgcagccacggacacagagaagagaaaatggtccaaagaagggtccctctagtccggacccataagcaaactaacaaacctttcctcttaaaggcttctttcccaggtatggaaaaaatcgcccatggcctagaccatgctggaaaggatacaatacaatacaatacagtttatttttgtatagcccaaaatcacacaggaagtgccgcaatgggctttaacaggccctgccttttgacagccccccagccttgactctctgagaagacaaggaaaaactcccaataaaaaccttgtagggaaaaatggaagaaacctcgggaaaggcagttcaaagagagacccctttccaggtaggttgggcatgcagtgggtgtcaaaagtagggggtcaatacaatacaatatacagaacagaacaattccttaagacagcataataataaaaattttagaagtacggtttaacagtagatgatatgacataattaggtttggatatttttagagtcctggagacctcatccatctagctgcctccccatttggccatgccacggctgaaagttgctccgatgaaaggacccctctttcccatgattcctgtgatcctccatcagggatgactttaccataggcaggcaaacaacttggcaggtgggcgtggcaccaatgccacatttgggtaccgagaaaagaaacagaataggtgagggttagtattcaaatataattatcatgttacttatgttatagtgctaatgactaacaacagagatgcagtatgtacagttaatcagcagctctagtcaggatatgctaaactgaagtagtgagtcttcagccgggatttaaaggctgagactgaaggggcatctcttatggaagcaggaagaccattccacagtttaggggccctgtaactaaaagctcgacctcccactgttattttattaatccttggaatcctaagcagaccggcatcttgagatcttaatgtgctcaggtttgtaagtcatgataagttcagacaagtaagcggaccttggccatttaatgctttatatgttaaaaggaggattttgaaatctgccctaaacttaactgggagccagtgtaaagatttaagaactggggttatgtgttcatattttcttgttcttgtaataattcttgcagcgcattttggattaactggaggctgtatagagaacagtttgaacagccagtgaacaccgcattgcagtagtcaatcctactagagataaatgcatgaattaatttctcacaatcctgtttatttagaaagcgccttaatttcctaacatttttaagatggaaaaacatgttttggacgactttgtaatatgctttaaatgacatgctagagtcaaagataactcctagattgcgggctgattcagtaaaattaattgggattccaactgagttaaatgacgacaaaatattgctgtgatcagcgtcattccctccaacaattaacatctctgttttatctgtatttaaagacaagtagttctcattcatccattcctttaattcactaacacaactaattaaagacaacatcggagaaacttcatttgatttaaatgaaaggtataactgggtgtcatctgcatacgagtgaaaattaacattatgtttcctaatgagagatcccagtggaagcatgtaaagtgaaaacagtaaaggtcccagtactgagccctgcggacaccatattgaacttctgtgtataatgatggagtactgtctgcacatttctgtacatactggaatcgatttgataaataagaactgaaccaagcgagcacgggcctgtaagcccaacatcgttttctagcctgtgcagtaaaatagaatggtcaatggtgtcaaatgctgcacttaagtccaacaacataattacagtggaatttccttcatcagaggatatcagaatgtcatttacaacccgtgttagtgcgtttctgtactatgaccagtgcgaaagccagactggaatttctcaaataaattgtaatgcgtaaggtgtgactgaagctgactggcgactacttctctagtattttagagagaaatggtaaatttgaaataggcctatagttatttagtatgtgtgggtctaggtctgactttttaagtaaaggtttaatgactgacacttttagtgcatcaggtatgtgccatgcagtaatgaactattgataacggttagaataggctgcaagaacatccattgcacttttactagttttgttggcactggatctagggaacaagtagtgggcttcattttagtaattaaagttaagacttcctggtgagttacaggattaaaattactaaagtgctgaatgcaatgtgacagggtctgctaagctagtatttggtttgtactgtgatgctgagatctgggatcttatatttttaattttctcattgaagaagttcataaagtctgtactgctaatatctgttggtattttgcactgttgatctgaattccatttgttaatttagccactgctcaaaaagtaccctaggatttttattattgctatctattaatgtagaatagtattctgagcgagctttaaagagggcttttttatatttatttacactctctgtccatgcaatttgaaagacatgtagctttgttgttctccatctgcgctccagttttcgacactctaatttaagagctcgagtattttcattaaaccagggagagtttctatgtgctttgatcacttttgttttaggggagccactgtgtccagagcatctctcaaggtcacattataatgtgatgttaactgatctaaatggttttccacaattacactcgacttactcaaggtatctataaattttgaagcagaattacaatctagatgtcgcactgtctttgttttaatctgcgagtgcgctggcatgggcagaactaaatcaaatgtaattaagaagtgatcggaaataactacatttaatggagtaatatttaaattttgaatttcagctttgtaagttataattaaatctaatgtatggtta
This genomic window from Polypterus senegalus isolate Bchr_013 chromosome 4, ASM1683550v1, whole genome shotgun sequence contains:
- the LOC120528975 gene encoding uncharacterized protein LOC120528975 → MASAKEDGMNERMVDIKEEDCERLSPEDVCVKLEDHEERISVFKAEEECKGVTAAIKAEDLNDFSAGLELHKHEVEDIFKQDACEESPSSLQPWPTNTGRLAMLENSAELKSELSESEEKITEGNGSEGEESPGSVGINLQKNGSFSLTSCGQSSLQYKEKGMKISARRSENMTAAFLQCSPLIATGATQTEAIKTDRQNPEAFPKLQKTLSIALILF